The genomic DNA ACAGCAGTGGCTCATCGCGTTGGCGTTTTTCGGCAACATCATCCTCGGCGGCTGGACGGTCTGGGTCCATCTGGCCTTCTGGGAGCAGTTCAGCTACCTCCATCCGGCGATGCGGCAGTTCCTCATCTGGAGCCACGCCGCGATGGTGGCACAGGCGTTTCTGCTCCACCGTATCGGCGATTTCTCGCCGTGGGCAGTCGGAGCCGCAACGCTGTGGTACGGCGTCGACACGACGGTCGATTATTTCATCCCGGTTCGCGGCGACCTCCATCACACCTTCCTGCCGGCGGACCGCGAGGCGGCGATGTTCCTTGGGGCCGATGCCCTCGGTGTCGCGGCAGCCGGAGCCGTCCTGCTGTTCGTTGTCTCGGTGTATCTCGCGTTGACGACCCACGTCGCAACGCTCAGACAACGGTCAACGGCTGCCTGAGTCGGCCCTCGCAGCGAACCGCGGGGGCTGAGCCATGCGGCCGCTACAGGTCGGATTCGTCAGCGTGGGAGCGAACCCACAGTTCGCCGATACGGGAAAGCCGCGTCCGGTAGGACTTGCCGTGGGATTCCTGTTCGATGTAACCCTTTCCGCCCGGGCCGAGCCGGTCGACGTTGTAGATGACCTTCGAACGGAACGAGTCGGTGTACTCTTCGCCCAGTTCACGGGCCAGCGTCTGGGCGAGCTCCGAGACGGACTCAAACTCGTCGTGTTCGCCGAGCGTGAACAGAATGAGCTCCTCGAACGGTTTGACGTTCGAAAACGAAGCGACCGGGAGTTCGATGATGTGGCTATCGCCGAACTGCTTTGCGCCGATTGTCGTCCCGCGCTCGTCGAACTCTTCCAGGAGGTCGCGGGCAACGTCGAGATGCTCTTCGATTCGTTCATCTTCGACGTCGTCTTCGAGGACATCTTCGAGAAGCGAACACTGTGCGCGCAGTTCCTCGGCCAACTCCGTTTCGAGATATTTCTCGGGAACCGTGTAGTAGGTGTGGATGCGGTCGCGGTCTCCTTCGCGTTCTACCATAATCGAATGAGCCGCTGTCGCAAACGCAAACGAGACAGTCCGGGGCATCGCCGAGACGTTGACCCACACCTCGCTGCCGGTGTCGAGTTCGCCGTTAATCAGGTCGTAGGCCTGCTCGAAGGCGGCGTCGTAGTCGTAGACATCCTCGACGAGGTACTCCTCAGTTTCGGCCCCGAGCAGGTTCGTAAAGTCCTTCTGAAGCTTGTCTGCGAGGTTCCGCGAGTACTCGACGTTGGCCTCACTGCCGACCGCCCCTTCAAGGAGAATCACG from Natronomonas pharaonis DSM 2160 includes the following:
- a CDS encoding DUF1405 domain-containing protein is translated as MNLRRYLESDVPRDDLPWYLAPLPAALENLALNLAWLVVAVNLAGTAFGFYYYSPQLAQTPVEMWVFVPDSPMATLFMALALASWKLGRPQQWLIALAFFGNIILGGWTVWVHLAFWEQFSYLHPAMRQFLIWSHAAMVAQAFLLHRIGDFSPWAVGAATLWYGVDTTVDYFIPVRGDLHHTFLPADREAAMFLGADALGVAAAGAVLLFVVSVYLALTTHVATLRQRSTAA
- a CDS encoding HFX_2341 family transcriptional regulator, with protein sequence MQTHIVPVGFDYDRLIAPLVRDQLDVDRVILLEGAVGSEANVEYSRNLADKLQKDFTNLLGAETEEYLVEDVYDYDAAFEQAYDLINGELDTGSEVWVNVSAMPRTVSFAFATAAHSIMVEREGDRDRIHTYYTVPEKYLETELAEELRAQCSLLEDVLEDDVEDERIEEHLDVARDLLEEFDERGTTIGAKQFGDSHIIELPVASFSNVKPFEELILFTLGEHDEFESVSELAQTLARELGEEYTDSFRSKVIYNVDRLGPGGKGYIEQESHGKSYRTRLSRIGELWVRSHADESDL